In Gossypium arboreum isolate Shixiya-1 chromosome 5, ASM2569848v2, whole genome shotgun sequence, a single genomic region encodes these proteins:
- the LOC108486003 gene encoding uncharacterized protein LOC108486003, whose protein sequence is MALPSNFTMLPIHISNPPKPKSFIICATPKRRKTSTGSGGKINSVLKISTRSIVGVKDVNDPNTTTVKKINGEYDHKSQANVYDDNHDNDDGSVKGTELPTD, encoded by the exons ATGGCTCTTCCTTCTAACTTTACCATGCTCCCAATCCACATCTCTAATCCTCCAAAACCCAAATCTTTTATCAT ATGTGCTACACCGAAGCGGCGGAAGACCAGCACCGGAAGCGGCGGAAAAATCAACAGCGTCCTCAAGATTTCAACGAGGAGCATAGTAGGAGTGAAGGATGTTAACGACCCTAACACTACTACCGTGAAGAAGATTAATGGAGAATATGACCACAAGAGTCAAGCAAATGTTTATGACGATAATCATGATAATGATGATGGTTCTGTTAAAGGAACTGAATTACCAACTGATTAA